From one Lycium barbarum isolate Lr01 chromosome 6, ASM1917538v2, whole genome shotgun sequence genomic stretch:
- the LOC132600404 gene encoding protein ENHANCED DISEASE RESISTANCE 2-like isoform X1, giving the protein MSVSENDGSRMEGWLYLIRSNRFGLQYSRKRYFILQDHFLKSYKSVPLPQNEDPIRSAVVDSCIRVTDNGRESIQRKVFFIFTLYNTSNHNDQLKLGASSPEEAAKWIQAFQEAALKADMNRGNEVDFPSRGSQSLRLNCSNKSYRLNSIDWTVCSSSVTDAMTSDVVAPSPWTIFGCDNGLRLFKEAKDRESLGKWDDHPAIMAVGVVDGTSEAIFQTLMSLGPSRSEWDFCFYKGSVIEHLDGHTDIVHKLLNRDWLPWGMTRRDLLLQRYWRREDDGTYVILYHSVFHQKCPPQKGYVRACLKSGGYVISPVNQGKGSVVKHMLAIDWKFWKSYVRTSAARSITIRMLGRLAALRELFSAKIGNYLPSDVSGELVKSKRLRQVEEEIKLEVQTRLENGKNVADPEEEVPKTPSSLMGLNDAADEFFDVCEPLDYDQSENGWSADFGPEIYSQDARHPKMSTAAVFVKKLHDLAVQKKGYVDLHEMAKEDTSSCHFGSTLPKDSTCSLPCSYTETDPSTFLIRSETYLDDRKKIKAKGTLMQMVGADWLKSDKREDDLGGRPGGIVQKYAAKGGPEFFFIVNIQVPGLTTYTLALYYMMNTPLEDSPLLESFVKGDDAYRNSRFKLIPYISKGSWIVKQSVGKKACLIGQALEINYFRGKNYIELGIDIGSSTVARGVVSLVVGYLNNLVIEMAFLVQANTPEELPEYLLGTCRLNHLDVSKAAQVKP; this is encoded by the exons ATGAGTGTTTCAGAGAATGATGGTAGTAGAATGGAAGGTTGGTTATATTTAATTCGTTCAAATAGATTTGGACTGCAGTATTCAAGAAAGAGATACTTTATTCTTCAAGATCATTTTCTTAAAAGTTACAAATCTGTCCCTCTTCCCCAAAATGAG GATCCTATTAGAAGTGCAGTTGTTGATTCCTGCATTCGTGTAACAGACAATGGCAGAGAGAGCATTCAAAGAAAA GTCTTTTTCATTTTCACACTTTATAACACCTCAAATCATAATGATCAGCTGAAG TTAGGAGCAAGCAGTCCTGAGGAAGCTGCAAAGTGGATCCAGGCATTTCAGGAAGCAGCTTTAAAG GCAGACATGAACAGAGGAAATGAAGTTGATTTTCCAAGCAGGGGTTCACAGTCTTTGAG GTTAAATTGTTCCAACAAGTCTTATCGTCTGAATTCGATTGATTGGACTGTCTGTTCATCCTCAGTTACAGATGCTATGACGTCTGATGTTGTTGCACCCTCGCCTTGGACAATCTTCGGTTGTGATAATG GTCTTAGGCTCTTTAAGGAAGCTAAAGATAGGGAATCTCTTGGAAAG TGGGACGATCACCCCGCAATAATGGCTGTTGGTGTAGTCGATGGAACTTCAGAGGCCATTTTTCAGACACTCATGTCACTTGGTCCTTCAAGATCAGA ATGGGATTTCTGTTTCTACAAGGGCAGTGTGATTGAACATCTTGATGGTCACACTGATATAGTTCATAAGCTTCTAAATCGGGATTGGCTACCTTG GGGCATGACAAGAAGAGACCTTCTTTTGCAGCGTTATTGGAGAAGGGAGGACGACGGAACCTACG TTATTCTGTACCATTCAGTGTTTCACCAGAAGTGTCCACCTCAAAAGGGCTATGTTCGTGCCTGCCTTAAAA GTGGAGGATATGTTATATCACCTGTGAATCAAGGGAAGGGGTCAGTAGTAAAGCATATGCTTGCTATCGACTGGAAATTCTGGAAGTCATATGTACGAACATCTGCAGCCAGATCTATAACAATACGCATGCTAGGGAGACTAGCTG CTTTGCGGGAGCTTTTCAGTGCAAAAATAGGAAATTACTTGCCCTCTGATGTCTCAGGGGAGCTTGTCAAAAGCAAAAGATTACGTcaagttgaagaagaaattaAGCTTGAAGTGCAAACCCGGTTAGAAAATGGAAAGAATGTGGCAGATCCGGAGGAAGAAGTACCTAAAACACCTTCGAGCCTGATGGGTTTAAATGATGCGGCCGATGAGTTCTTTGATGTCTGTGAGCCACTGGATTATGACCAATCAGAAAATGGCTGGTCTGCTGATTTTGGCCCAGAGATATACTCTCAG GATGCACGTCATCCCAAAATGTCAACTGCTGCAGTTTTCGTGAAAAAGCTGCATGATCTTGCAG TTCAGAAGAAGGGTTATGTAGATCTGCATGAGATGGCGAAGGAAGATACATCATCTTGCCACTTTGGATCCACCCTACCAAAAGATTCAACTTGTAGTTTGCCTTGCAGTTATACTGAAACAGATCCTTCTACTTTTCTTATTCGTAGTGAGACCTACCTAGATGATCGTAAGAAG ATTAAGGCAAAAGGCACCTTGATGCAAATGGTGGGTGCGGATTGGTTGAAGTCTGACAAACGAGAAGATGATCTTGGTGGTCGACCTGGAGGAATTGTTCAG AAATATGCAGCAAAGGGTGGTCCAGAATTCTTCTTCATTGTGAACATACAG GTCCCAGGTTTAACAACATATACTCTTGCTCTCTACTATATGATGAATACCCCTTTAGAGGATTCACCTTTGCTGGAGAGTTTTGTCAAAGGAGATGATGCTTATAGAAACTCGAGGTTCAAGCTCATACCATACATATCCAAG GGATCATGGATAGTCAAGCAGAGTGTTGGGAAGAAAGCTTGTCTTATAGGTCAAGCGCTAGAGATCAATTATTTTCGTGGAAAGAACTACATAGAG CTCGGTATCGATATTGGCTCATCTACTGTGGCAAGAGGTGTTGTTAGCCTTGTTGTTGGTTACCTAAACAATCTAGTCATTGAGATGGCTTTTCTTGTCCAG GCCAACACGCCGGAAGAACTCCCTGAATATCTTCTAGGGACTTGCCGTCTCAACCATCTGGACGTCTCCAAAGCCGCTCAAGTGAAACCGTGA
- the LOC132600404 gene encoding protein ENHANCED DISEASE RESISTANCE 2-like isoform X2: protein MNRGNEVDFPSRGSQSLRLNCSNKSYRLNSIDWTVCSSSVTDAMTSDVVAPSPWTIFGCDNGLRLFKEAKDRESLGKWDDHPAIMAVGVVDGTSEAIFQTLMSLGPSRSEWDFCFYKGSVIEHLDGHTDIVHKLLNRDWLPWGMTRRDLLLQRYWRREDDGTYVILYHSVFHQKCPPQKGYVRACLKSGGYVISPVNQGKGSVVKHMLAIDWKFWKSYVRTSAARSITIRMLGRLAALRELFSAKIGNYLPSDVSGELVKSKRLRQVEEEIKLEVQTRLENGKNVADPEEEVPKTPSSLMGLNDAADEFFDVCEPLDYDQSENGWSADFGPEIYSQDARHPKMSTAAVFVKKLHDLAVQKKGYVDLHEMAKEDTSSCHFGSTLPKDSTCSLPCSYTETDPSTFLIRSETYLDDRKKIKAKGTLMQMVGADWLKSDKREDDLGGRPGGIVQKYAAKGGPEFFFIVNIQVPGLTTYTLALYYMMNTPLEDSPLLESFVKGDDAYRNSRFKLIPYISKGSWIVKQSVGKKACLIGQALEINYFRGKNYIELGIDIGSSTVARGVVSLVVGYLNNLVIEMAFLVQANTPEELPEYLLGTCRLNHLDVSKAAQVKP from the exons ATGAACAGAGGAAATGAAGTTGATTTTCCAAGCAGGGGTTCACAGTCTTTGAG GTTAAATTGTTCCAACAAGTCTTATCGTCTGAATTCGATTGATTGGACTGTCTGTTCATCCTCAGTTACAGATGCTATGACGTCTGATGTTGTTGCACCCTCGCCTTGGACAATCTTCGGTTGTGATAATG GTCTTAGGCTCTTTAAGGAAGCTAAAGATAGGGAATCTCTTGGAAAG TGGGACGATCACCCCGCAATAATGGCTGTTGGTGTAGTCGATGGAACTTCAGAGGCCATTTTTCAGACACTCATGTCACTTGGTCCTTCAAGATCAGA ATGGGATTTCTGTTTCTACAAGGGCAGTGTGATTGAACATCTTGATGGTCACACTGATATAGTTCATAAGCTTCTAAATCGGGATTGGCTACCTTG GGGCATGACAAGAAGAGACCTTCTTTTGCAGCGTTATTGGAGAAGGGAGGACGACGGAACCTACG TTATTCTGTACCATTCAGTGTTTCACCAGAAGTGTCCACCTCAAAAGGGCTATGTTCGTGCCTGCCTTAAAA GTGGAGGATATGTTATATCACCTGTGAATCAAGGGAAGGGGTCAGTAGTAAAGCATATGCTTGCTATCGACTGGAAATTCTGGAAGTCATATGTACGAACATCTGCAGCCAGATCTATAACAATACGCATGCTAGGGAGACTAGCTG CTTTGCGGGAGCTTTTCAGTGCAAAAATAGGAAATTACTTGCCCTCTGATGTCTCAGGGGAGCTTGTCAAAAGCAAAAGATTACGTcaagttgaagaagaaattaAGCTTGAAGTGCAAACCCGGTTAGAAAATGGAAAGAATGTGGCAGATCCGGAGGAAGAAGTACCTAAAACACCTTCGAGCCTGATGGGTTTAAATGATGCGGCCGATGAGTTCTTTGATGTCTGTGAGCCACTGGATTATGACCAATCAGAAAATGGCTGGTCTGCTGATTTTGGCCCAGAGATATACTCTCAG GATGCACGTCATCCCAAAATGTCAACTGCTGCAGTTTTCGTGAAAAAGCTGCATGATCTTGCAG TTCAGAAGAAGGGTTATGTAGATCTGCATGAGATGGCGAAGGAAGATACATCATCTTGCCACTTTGGATCCACCCTACCAAAAGATTCAACTTGTAGTTTGCCTTGCAGTTATACTGAAACAGATCCTTCTACTTTTCTTATTCGTAGTGAGACCTACCTAGATGATCGTAAGAAG ATTAAGGCAAAAGGCACCTTGATGCAAATGGTGGGTGCGGATTGGTTGAAGTCTGACAAACGAGAAGATGATCTTGGTGGTCGACCTGGAGGAATTGTTCAG AAATATGCAGCAAAGGGTGGTCCAGAATTCTTCTTCATTGTGAACATACAG GTCCCAGGTTTAACAACATATACTCTTGCTCTCTACTATATGATGAATACCCCTTTAGAGGATTCACCTTTGCTGGAGAGTTTTGTCAAAGGAGATGATGCTTATAGAAACTCGAGGTTCAAGCTCATACCATACATATCCAAG GGATCATGGATAGTCAAGCAGAGTGTTGGGAAGAAAGCTTGTCTTATAGGTCAAGCGCTAGAGATCAATTATTTTCGTGGAAAGAACTACATAGAG CTCGGTATCGATATTGGCTCATCTACTGTGGCAAGAGGTGTTGTTAGCCTTGTTGTTGGTTACCTAAACAATCTAGTCATTGAGATGGCTTTTCTTGTCCAG GCCAACACGCCGGAAGAACTCCCTGAATATCTTCTAGGGACTTGCCGTCTCAACCATCTGGACGTCTCCAAAGCCGCTCAAGTGAAACCGTGA